The DNA window GTAGAATCTGGATGTATGACACAACTATGAGTAAGAAGGGGACCATGATGAAAAGGAGGGCTATTATGTAGGTGGCAATTTCATTCTTGTAGGTGTCCGTACAAGCCAacttcagcagaggcagcaggtcaCAGAAGAAATGATTGATCCTGTTGGGCCCACAATATGGAAGGGTAAAGATGAAAGTTGTCTGCCCTAAGGCCACCAAGACCCCAATAAGCCAAGATACAGCTGAGAGCAGGAAGCACATGTTCCAGCTCATCATGGTTGTGTAGCGCAGGTGATGGCATATAGCCACATAGCGATCGTAGGCCATGGCAGCCAGcagaaaacattctgtgattcctaaGACGGAGAAGGCATACATCCGTGTGGCACAGCCCAGAAAGGATATGCCCTTCCTTTTTGTGAGGAAGTTCACAAGCATCTTGGGGATTGTGGATGTAGTGTAGCCGACCTCCAGGAAGGACAagttcttgaggaaaaaatacatgggGGATTGAAGGTCAGCATCTACCATAGTGCTCACAATGATGAGGATGTT is part of the Numenius arquata chromosome W, bNumArq3.hap1.1, whole genome shotgun sequence genome and encodes:
- the LOC141476627 gene encoding olfactory receptor 10A4-like, which encodes MYLSTLVGNILIIVSTMVDADLQSPMYFFLKNLSFLEVGYTTSTIPKMLVNFLTKRKGISFLGCATRMYAFSVLGITECFLLAAMAYDRYVAICHHLRYTTMMSWNMCFLLSAVSWLIGVLVALGQTTFIFTLPYCGPNRINHFFCDLLPLLKLACTDTYKNEIATYIIALLFIMVPFLLIVVSYIQILHTIFKMLSAGDKRKTFSTCSSHLVVVTLFYGSGIVTYLRPKAFYSSSSNKLLSLLHTDVSHDESLDLQLEE